The Aedes albopictus strain Foshan chromosome 2, AalbF5, whole genome shotgun sequence region GGATCTAGAACCTTGGGACGATTTTCAGCTTGGCAgttgcaattgcaatcaaacgattagatattctccttcatccgacgtttcgatgtttattacatcttcttcagggaattagaagtgttaatcactttcgttctgaaaagctttgtgGAGGCATGATCTGTTTCAAACAATGTTTTAGAACGTCTGGATCCACTTCCACACATTAATATTATTTGCCGAATTCGGTTCGCACATCTAACAAACGTACTACCCAACACCAAATTTAATGCAATGATTTTTCCCGCTTCCACGCTCTTATTCTGGTTAAATCCATTGCTATGGTTCAAAGTATGATATGAAAAGTACAGCAGTGAAAGAACTACAAGTCATTACATTAATTTTACCTACTAAATGGGCTTTATTTTGCATCAAATGATTATCATCGTTCGAGTAGCATTGAAATAttgcttacaaaaaaaaaacttattgcaGCGCAATTTAAAGGCAGTTACCCAATCTGTAACCACTGCAATTGGGCCTGCGCacattctattcaatttctcccaCAACAGTTGTTTGTGTACACTGCCAATGGATGCAAAGCCGTCCTCTATCTCACCACTGATGCTCGTTCAGTAGAGCTTTGTTGTGCTCAGGCGGCAGCCAGCCGGGAGCAACTAGTTTGCGTCCTACACATCCATTATTATCGGGGAGCAGGACGATGAATTGCAAATTACGGTGAAACGACGGACGGCAGAATGGACGATCCGTACGAGAGTGAAGAACTTGTAAGGGTGGAGGATGGAAATCGCCCCTCAAGGAAAGGATTTTTCATCTTAGAACCGCCGATTTTCCTTGTATTATTCGCACTGAACGTATCATGTGAGTACACATATAGTCGGGATTGTGCATGTGTGATCAACCTTTCTAAACCCTTTGTTTTCCAATTAGCTGCGGTATTCACTGATCAGCTGGTATATCAAGCGTGCACAGTTTCACTCGGTATCAACCGCACCGAGTGCGATAAGCTCGGGAAAGAGTATGAATCTCCTGAAGTACAAGCCCTGGAGGCGCGGGTGCAACCCTACTCGGCGGATATACTGATGGCTGAGTCGCTGGCGGATTCCATTTTGCCGGCCTTTATGAATCTATTCATAGGACCGTGGTCGGCTCGGTTCGGCCGGAAACCGGTTCTTCTGTTCACCTTCACCGGCTGTATGTTGTCTCATCTGTTCATAGCTGTGATTTGTGCTCTGTCGAGCTGGTACCAGCTAGATCCCTGGTACTACGCCTTATCATTTGTGCCTTCTGCGCTGTCTGGTGCTACATGTACGATGCTAACGAGTGTGTTTTGCTACATAGCTGACGTTACCAGCGAGCAGGAGCGTGGGAATAAGTAAGAGCAATTGGAGGAGAACGTTTGAGTGATCTTAATGTCATACTTTGTTCTAGGATGTCCATTATGGAGGCAGCGCTGTATAGCGGGATGCTTGTAGGAAACATCAGTAGTAGCTTCATCCTAAGAGTGACGAATGCCCTCACGGTGTTTGTCATTTCGACCATATCGGCAATACTAGCCGTACTCTACATAGCATTATATATAGAGGAAAGTGTTCAAATAACTGCAGAGGACCGACAGGAATCGTGTTGTTCCAAGTTGGGATATCTTTTTCGTCCAAGAATGGTGCTGGATACCTTAAAGACCTGCTTCAGTTGGAGATCCAACTACGGCAGGGCGATTATTTTACTGGGAATTCTTACTCTGGGAGGCAACATATTTGCCTTTGAGGCCAACAACACCGTATTCTTTCTGTTCGTGCGGAAACAGTTCAACTGGGCCGTTAGAAAGTACTCATACTACGCTTCTGCTGAAACGGTGCTCCTGGTGTTGGGTAACCTATTGGCGACTTACGTGTTAGAGAGGCTAATTGGATTAACCGAGGCTGCCATTGCCTCGATTGGATTTTTCAGCTGGATGCTAAACAGTATTGTTATCGCAGTGGCTTCCGAACCGTGGCATTTGTACTTGGGTAAGTAGATTCTCGTTGAA contains the following coding sequences:
- the LOC109426662 gene encoding probable peptidoglycan muropeptide transporter SLC46 — encoded protein: MDDPYESEELVRVEDGNRPSRKGFFILEPPIFLVLFALNVSSAVFTDQLVYQACTVSLGINRTECDKLGKEYESPEVQALEARVQPYSADILMAESLADSILPAFMNLFIGPWSARFGRKPVLLFTFTGCMLSHLFIAVICALSSWYQLDPWYYALSFVPSALSGATCTMLTSVFCYIADVTSEQERGNKMSIMEAALYSGMLVGNISSSFILRVTNALTVFVISTISAILAVLYIALYIEESVQITAEDRQESCCSKLGYLFRPRMVLDTLKTCFSWRSNYGRAIILLGILTLGGNIFAFEANNTVFFLFVRKQFNWAVRKYSYYASAETVLLVLGNLLATYVLERLIGLTEAAIASIGFFSWMLNSIVIAVASEPWHLYLAIVICMLKGATDPMTRSFISKGASPDDVGSIFSFSSTFEALMPLGAAPLYTNVYKHTLSWDPGAFSWISVAVYGLCYCLTMSVCVLQFMRHLSTYPSID